From a single Meles meles chromosome 21, mMelMel3.1 paternal haplotype, whole genome shotgun sequence genomic region:
- the TMEM270 gene encoding transmembrane protein 270 isoform X3 — MVVVTGKPASMNGRGQNSNGKLSAQWSIARRCTGLRTAGVCCPRAAALPSCTRRGGHLRALGPKRPQEPEQVQAGGRGEGPDMEAVPPARSSLLGILLLLVKLSVLLVQNRVHLYNLLLLKILFFNHWLSGLAREAWGSRGRQAFPAPGFDASPLCLALQAGLGLLGVPVRLGLRAPRLAWAGVRRCARALGLAPKRLGLSAATCADLLLSCLHSLMLAGLLLSLLTWRLCRRARRCSLRGLLSKALLDNRVVPELRVLLKRLYWWVETTTALTWHLAYLVTWTTCLASYLLQAAFEHTAQLAQAQEAEPPQGSGPSSASPLPEPLGPKAGPTLPEHGTPTE, encoded by the exons ATGGTTGTTGTCACAGGGAAACCAGCCTCCATGAATGGCAGGGGACAAAATAGCAACGGAAAACTTTCCGCGCAGTGGAGCATCGCGCGCAGGTGCACGGGGCTCCGCACGGCCGGTGTGTGCTGCCCCCGCGCGGCCGCACTGCCGTCCTGCACCCGCAGGGGAGGGCACCTGAGAGCGCTCGGCCCCAAGAGGCCCCAAGAACCAGAGCAAGTCCAAG ctggaggaaggggagaagggccaGATATGGAGGCCGTCCCGCCCGCCAGATCCAGCCTCTTGGGGATTCTGCTGCTGCTGGTGAAGCTGTCGGTGCTG CTGGTCCAGAACCGGGTCCACCTGTACAATCTCCTGCTTCTCAAGATTCTTTTCTTCAACCACtggctgtcggggctggcccgggagGCTTGGGGGTCCCGCGGCCGCCAGGCCTTTCCAGCCCCTGGGTTCGACGCCAGCCCCCTGTGCCTGGCGCTGCAGGCGGGGCTGGGACTGCTGGGGGTCCCCGTGCGGCTGGGGCTGCGGGCACCCCGGCTGGCGTGGGCGGGCGTACGGCGCTGCGCCCGGGCCTTGGGCCTGGCCCCGAAGAGGCTGGGCCTGTCTGCGGCCACCTGCGCGGACCTGCTTCTGTCCTGCCTGCACAGTCTGATGCTGGCGGGCTTGCTGCTGTCGCTGCTGACCTGGAGGCTATGCCGGAGGGCCCGTCGCTGCAGCCTGCGCGGGCTCCTCAGCAAG GCGCTGCTGGACAACCGCGTGGTTCCGGAGCTCCGGGTGCTGCTGAAACGTCTGTACTGGTGGGTGGAGACCACAACAGCCCTCACCTGGCATCTGGCCTATCTCGTTACCTGGACCACCTGCCTTGCCTCTTACCTGCTGCAAGCCGCCTTCGAGCACACGGCCCAGCTGGCCCAGGCCCAGGAGGCTGAGCCGCCACAGGGCTCAGGACCCTCGTCCGCGTCCCCTCTCCCCGAACCCTTGGGCCCCAAGGCTGGGCCAACCCTACCAGAGCATGGGACTCCTACAGAATAA
- the TMEM270 gene encoding transmembrane protein 270 isoform X5, with amino-acid sequence MEAVPPARSSLLGILLLLVKLSVLLVQNRVHLYNLLLLKILFFNHWLSGLAREAWGSRGRQAFPAPGFDASPLCLALQAGLGLLGVPVRLGLRAPRLAWAGVRRCARALGLAPKRLGLSAATCADLLLSCLHSLMLAGLLLSLLTWRLCRRARRCSLRGLLSKALLDNRVVPELRVLLKRLYWWVETTTALTWHLAYLVTWTTCLASYLLQAAFEHTAQLAQAQEAEPPQGSGPSSASPLPEPLGPKAGPTLPEHGTPTE; translated from the exons ATGGAGGCCGTCCCGCCCGCCAGATCCAGCCTCTTGGGGATTCTGCTGCTGCTGGTGAAGCTGTCGGTGCTG CTGGTCCAGAACCGGGTCCACCTGTACAATCTCCTGCTTCTCAAGATTCTTTTCTTCAACCACtggctgtcggggctggcccgggagGCTTGGGGGTCCCGCGGCCGCCAGGCCTTTCCAGCCCCTGGGTTCGACGCCAGCCCCCTGTGCCTGGCGCTGCAGGCGGGGCTGGGACTGCTGGGGGTCCCCGTGCGGCTGGGGCTGCGGGCACCCCGGCTGGCGTGGGCGGGCGTACGGCGCTGCGCCCGGGCCTTGGGCCTGGCCCCGAAGAGGCTGGGCCTGTCTGCGGCCACCTGCGCGGACCTGCTTCTGTCCTGCCTGCACAGTCTGATGCTGGCGGGCTTGCTGCTGTCGCTGCTGACCTGGAGGCTATGCCGGAGGGCCCGTCGCTGCAGCCTGCGCGGGCTCCTCAGCAAG GCGCTGCTGGACAACCGCGTGGTTCCGGAGCTCCGGGTGCTGCTGAAACGTCTGTACTGGTGGGTGGAGACCACAACAGCCCTCACCTGGCATCTGGCCTATCTCGTTACCTGGACCACCTGCCTTGCCTCTTACCTGCTGCAAGCCGCCTTCGAGCACACGGCCCAGCTGGCCCAGGCCCAGGAGGCTGAGCCGCCACAGGGCTCAGGACCCTCGTCCGCGTCCCCTCTCCCCGAACCCTTGGGCCCCAAGGCTGGGCCAACCCTACCAGAGCATGGGACTCCTACAGAATAA
- the TMEM270 gene encoding transmembrane protein 270 isoform X2, translating to MVVVTGKPASMNGRGQNSNGKLSAQWSIARRCTGLRTAGVCCPRAAALPSCTRRGGHLRALGPKRPQEPEQVQGTGGWCKRVSCGNWVPTATRPPPRSICEVTLPLPAGGRGEGPDMEAVPPARSSLLGILLLLVKLSVLLVQNRVHLYNLLLLKILFFNHWLSGLAREAWGSRGRQAFPAPGFDASPLCLALQAGLGLLGVPVRLGLRAPRLAWAGVRRCARALGLAPKRLGLSAATCADLLLSCLHSLMLAGLLLSLLTWRLCRRARRCSLRGLLSKALLDNRVVPELRVLLKRLYWWVETTTALTWHLAYLVTWTTCLASYLLQAAFEHTAQLAQAQEAEPPQGSGPSSASPLPEPLGPKAGPTLPEHGTPTE from the exons ATGGTTGTTGTCACAGGGAAACCAGCCTCCATGAATGGCAGGGGACAAAATAGCAACGGAAAACTTTCCGCGCAGTGGAGCATCGCGCGCAGGTGCACGGGGCTCCGCACGGCCGGTGTGTGCTGCCCCCGCGCGGCCGCACTGCCGTCCTGCACCCGCAGGGGAGGGCACCTGAGAGCGCTCGGCCCCAAGAGGCCCCAAGAACCAGAGCAAGTCCAAG GCACGGGAGGCTGGTGTAAGAGGGTCTCTTGTGGCAACTGGGTCCCCACGGCAACTCGGCCCCCACCCCGCAGTATCTGTGAGGtcaccctccctctcccagctggaggaaggggagaagggccaGATATGGAGGCCGTCCCGCCCGCCAGATCCAGCCTCTTGGGGATTCTGCTGCTGCTGGTGAAGCTGTCGGTGCTG CTGGTCCAGAACCGGGTCCACCTGTACAATCTCCTGCTTCTCAAGATTCTTTTCTTCAACCACtggctgtcggggctggcccgggagGCTTGGGGGTCCCGCGGCCGCCAGGCCTTTCCAGCCCCTGGGTTCGACGCCAGCCCCCTGTGCCTGGCGCTGCAGGCGGGGCTGGGACTGCTGGGGGTCCCCGTGCGGCTGGGGCTGCGGGCACCCCGGCTGGCGTGGGCGGGCGTACGGCGCTGCGCCCGGGCCTTGGGCCTGGCCCCGAAGAGGCTGGGCCTGTCTGCGGCCACCTGCGCGGACCTGCTTCTGTCCTGCCTGCACAGTCTGATGCTGGCGGGCTTGCTGCTGTCGCTGCTGACCTGGAGGCTATGCCGGAGGGCCCGTCGCTGCAGCCTGCGCGGGCTCCTCAGCAAG GCGCTGCTGGACAACCGCGTGGTTCCGGAGCTCCGGGTGCTGCTGAAACGTCTGTACTGGTGGGTGGAGACCACAACAGCCCTCACCTGGCATCTGGCCTATCTCGTTACCTGGACCACCTGCCTTGCCTCTTACCTGCTGCAAGCCGCCTTCGAGCACACGGCCCAGCTGGCCCAGGCCCAGGAGGCTGAGCCGCCACAGGGCTCAGGACCCTCGTCCGCGTCCCCTCTCCCCGAACCCTTGGGCCCCAAGGCTGGGCCAACCCTACCAGAGCATGGGACTCCTACAGAATAA
- the TMEM270 gene encoding transmembrane protein 270 isoform X1, with translation MVVVTGKPASMNGRGQNSNGKLSAQWSIARRCTGLRTAGVCCPRAAALPSCTRRGGHLRALGPKRPQEPEQVQVLCHAGTGGWCKRVSCGNWVPTATRPPPRSICEVTLPLPAGGRGEGPDMEAVPPARSSLLGILLLLVKLSVLLVQNRVHLYNLLLLKILFFNHWLSGLAREAWGSRGRQAFPAPGFDASPLCLALQAGLGLLGVPVRLGLRAPRLAWAGVRRCARALGLAPKRLGLSAATCADLLLSCLHSLMLAGLLLSLLTWRLCRRARRCSLRGLLSKALLDNRVVPELRVLLKRLYWWVETTTALTWHLAYLVTWTTCLASYLLQAAFEHTAQLAQAQEAEPPQGSGPSSASPLPEPLGPKAGPTLPEHGTPTE, from the exons ATGGTTGTTGTCACAGGGAAACCAGCCTCCATGAATGGCAGGGGACAAAATAGCAACGGAAAACTTTCCGCGCAGTGGAGCATCGCGCGCAGGTGCACGGGGCTCCGCACGGCCGGTGTGTGCTGCCCCCGCGCGGCCGCACTGCCGTCCTGCACCCGCAGGGGAGGGCACCTGAGAGCGCTCGGCCCCAAGAGGCCCCAAGAACCAGAGCAAGTCCAAG TTTTGTGCCATGCAGGCACGGGAGGCTGGTGTAAGAGGGTCTCTTGTGGCAACTGGGTCCCCACGGCAACTCGGCCCCCACCCCGCAGTATCTGTGAGGtcaccctccctctcccagctggaggaaggggagaagggccaGATATGGAGGCCGTCCCGCCCGCCAGATCCAGCCTCTTGGGGATTCTGCTGCTGCTGGTGAAGCTGTCGGTGCTG CTGGTCCAGAACCGGGTCCACCTGTACAATCTCCTGCTTCTCAAGATTCTTTTCTTCAACCACtggctgtcggggctggcccgggagGCTTGGGGGTCCCGCGGCCGCCAGGCCTTTCCAGCCCCTGGGTTCGACGCCAGCCCCCTGTGCCTGGCGCTGCAGGCGGGGCTGGGACTGCTGGGGGTCCCCGTGCGGCTGGGGCTGCGGGCACCCCGGCTGGCGTGGGCGGGCGTACGGCGCTGCGCCCGGGCCTTGGGCCTGGCCCCGAAGAGGCTGGGCCTGTCTGCGGCCACCTGCGCGGACCTGCTTCTGTCCTGCCTGCACAGTCTGATGCTGGCGGGCTTGCTGCTGTCGCTGCTGACCTGGAGGCTATGCCGGAGGGCCCGTCGCTGCAGCCTGCGCGGGCTCCTCAGCAAG GCGCTGCTGGACAACCGCGTGGTTCCGGAGCTCCGGGTGCTGCTGAAACGTCTGTACTGGTGGGTGGAGACCACAACAGCCCTCACCTGGCATCTGGCCTATCTCGTTACCTGGACCACCTGCCTTGCCTCTTACCTGCTGCAAGCCGCCTTCGAGCACACGGCCCAGCTGGCCCAGGCCCAGGAGGCTGAGCCGCCACAGGGCTCAGGACCCTCGTCCGCGTCCCCTCTCCCCGAACCCTTGGGCCCCAAGGCTGGGCCAACCCTACCAGAGCATGGGACTCCTACAGAATAA
- the TMEM270 gene encoding transmembrane protein 270 isoform X4 — METTDTLVLCHAGTGGWCKRVSCGNWVPTATRPPPRSICEVTLPLPAGGRGEGPDMEAVPPARSSLLGILLLLVKLSVLLVQNRVHLYNLLLLKILFFNHWLSGLAREAWGSRGRQAFPAPGFDASPLCLALQAGLGLLGVPVRLGLRAPRLAWAGVRRCARALGLAPKRLGLSAATCADLLLSCLHSLMLAGLLLSLLTWRLCRRARRCSLRGLLSKALLDNRVVPELRVLLKRLYWWVETTTALTWHLAYLVTWTTCLASYLLQAAFEHTAQLAQAQEAEPPQGSGPSSASPLPEPLGPKAGPTLPEHGTPTE; from the exons ATGGAGACGACAGATACCCTAGTTTTGTGCCATGCAGGCACGGGAGGCTGGTGTAAGAGGGTCTCTTGTGGCAACTGGGTCCCCACGGCAACTCGGCCCCCACCCCGCAGTATCTGTGAGGtcaccctccctctcccagctggaggaaggggagaagggccaGATATGGAGGCCGTCCCGCCCGCCAGATCCAGCCTCTTGGGGATTCTGCTGCTGCTGGTGAAGCTGTCGGTGCTG CTGGTCCAGAACCGGGTCCACCTGTACAATCTCCTGCTTCTCAAGATTCTTTTCTTCAACCACtggctgtcggggctggcccgggagGCTTGGGGGTCCCGCGGCCGCCAGGCCTTTCCAGCCCCTGGGTTCGACGCCAGCCCCCTGTGCCTGGCGCTGCAGGCGGGGCTGGGACTGCTGGGGGTCCCCGTGCGGCTGGGGCTGCGGGCACCCCGGCTGGCGTGGGCGGGCGTACGGCGCTGCGCCCGGGCCTTGGGCCTGGCCCCGAAGAGGCTGGGCCTGTCTGCGGCCACCTGCGCGGACCTGCTTCTGTCCTGCCTGCACAGTCTGATGCTGGCGGGCTTGCTGCTGTCGCTGCTGACCTGGAGGCTATGCCGGAGGGCCCGTCGCTGCAGCCTGCGCGGGCTCCTCAGCAAG GCGCTGCTGGACAACCGCGTGGTTCCGGAGCTCCGGGTGCTGCTGAAACGTCTGTACTGGTGGGTGGAGACCACAACAGCCCTCACCTGGCATCTGGCCTATCTCGTTACCTGGACCACCTGCCTTGCCTCTTACCTGCTGCAAGCCGCCTTCGAGCACACGGCCCAGCTGGCCCAGGCCCAGGAGGCTGAGCCGCCACAGGGCTCAGGACCCTCGTCCGCGTCCCCTCTCCCCGAACCCTTGGGCCCCAAGGCTGGGCCAACCCTACCAGAGCATGGGACTCCTACAGAATAA
- the METTL27 gene encoding LOW QUALITY PROTEIN: methyltransferase-like protein 27 (The sequence of the model RefSeq protein was modified relative to this genomic sequence to represent the inferred CDS: inserted 2 bases in 1 codon): MAQEQGGSLSEARARVGALHCITDLGRKLHFYGRWAADYDQDVAALQYRAPRLAVDCLTQALPGPPHAALILDVACGTGLVAAELHARGFLQLHGVDGSPEMLDQARARGLYQHLGLCILGQEPLPSSEGTFDAVLIVGALSDGQVPCNAIPELLRVTKPGGLVCLTTRTNPSNLRYKDALEATLDGLERAGAWQRLVAWPXWTGGNWPRPSLRWGLDPLTMMASSLASSTCTESRRRPQPPTDL; encoded by the exons ATGGCTCAGGAGCAGGGCGGGAGCCTGTCCGAGGCGCGGGCCCGGGTGGGGGCCCTGCACTGCATCACCGACCTGGGCCGCAAGCTGCACTTCTATGGGCGCTGGGCTGCGGACTACGACCAG GACGTCGCGGCCCTGCAGTACCGTGCCCCACGCCTCGCAGTGGACTGCCTTACCCAAGCCCTTCCGGGCCCGCCTCATGCTGCCCTGATCCTGGATGTGGCCTGTGGCACCGGACTGGTGGCTGCCGAG CTGCACGCTCGGGGCTTCCTCCAGCTGCACGGAGTGGATGGGAGCCCAGAGATGCTGGACCAGGCCCGAGCCCGCGGCCTCTACCAGCACCTCGGTCTCTGCATCCTGGGCCAAGAGCCTCTGCCCAGTTCTGAAG GGACCTTCGATGCGGTGCTGATAGTGGGGGCCCTCAGCGACGGCCAGGTGCCCTGCAATGCCATACCCGAGCTTCTGCGAGTTACCAAGCCAG GGGGGCTGGTGTGTCTGACCACCAGGACCAACCCATCCAACCTGCGCTACAAGGACGCGCTGGAGGCCACGCTGGATGGGCTGGAGCGGGCCGGGGCGTGGCAACGCCTCGTGGCCTGGCC GTGGACCGGTGGGAACTGGCCACGTCCGAGCTTGAGGTGGGGCCTGGACCCCCTGACCATGATGGCTTCATCTCTGGCATCGTCTACCTGTACCGAAAGCAGGCGGCGGCCTCAGCCCCCCACTGACCTCTGA
- the CLDN4 gene encoding claudin-4, whose amino-acid sequence MASMGLQVMGIALAVLGWLGAILSCALPMWRVTAFIGSNIVTSQTIWEGLWMNCVVQSTGQMQCKVYDSLLALPQDLQAARALMVVSILLAVLGVLLSVVGGKCTNCVEDESAKAKTMIVAGVVFLLAGLLVLVPASWTANTIIRDFYNPLVASGQKREMGASLYIGWAASGLLLLGGALLCCNCPPRTDKPYSAKYSAARSAPASNYV is encoded by the coding sequence ATGGCCTCAATGGGGCTGCAGGTGATGGGCATCGCGCTGGCCGTGCTGGGCTGGCTGGGTGCTATCCTGAGCTGTGCGCTGCCCATGTGGCGGGTGACGGCCTTCATCGGCAGCAACATCGTCACGTCGCAGACCATCTGGGAGGGCCTGTGGATGAACTGCGTGGTGCAGAGCACCGGCCAGATGCAGTGCAAGGTGTACGACTCGCTGCTGGCGCTGCCCCAGGACCTGCAGGCGGCCCGCGCCCTCATGGTCGTGTCCATCCTGCTGGCCGTGCTGGGCGTGCTGCTGTCCGTGGTGGGGGGCAAGTGCACCAACTGCGTGGAGGACGAGAGTGCCAAGGCCAAGACCATGATCGTGGCGGGCGTGGTGTTCCTGCTGGCCGGCCTGCTGGTCTTGGTGCCGGCGTCCTGGACGGCCAACACCATCATCCGGGACTTCTACAACCCGCTGGTGGCCTCGGGCCAGAAGCGGGAGATGGGCGCCTCTCTCTACATCGGCTGGGCGGCCTCggggctgctgctgctcggggggGCCCTCCTTTGCTGCAACTGCCCCCCGCGCACCGACAAGCCCTACTCGGCCAAGTACTCCGCCGCCCGCTCCGCCCCGGCCAGCAACTACGTGTAA